The following are from one region of the Biomphalaria glabrata chromosome 4, xgBioGlab47.1, whole genome shotgun sequence genome:
- the LOC106078923 gene encoding phosphatidylcholine transfer protein-like isoform X2 — MADKLSADVFKDEDFECAISELDKPNLEGWEFFVESHGVTIYRLFNESSGLYQYKVFGELDVEPDICAQVYMDLDYRKKWDSYVKELEEKQCEGKHLIYWEVSYPFPLWNRDYIYGRELKIVEKNGLKIWAVMAKSVNTPSVPERSGIVRVDDYLQSAVLCSNGKQGTKAFMHYYDNPKGNIPTWLINWAAKTGVPQFLTMMQAACRDYTKYLESKKGS, encoded by the exons ATGGCAGATAAATTATCAGCAGATGTTTTCAAAGATGAAGATTTTGAATGTGCCATATCAGAGCTGGACAAACCTAATCTGGAAGGCTGGGAGTTTTTTGTGGAATCACATGGTGTTACTATTTATAGATTGTTTAATGAG TCCTCAGGATTATATCAATATAAAGTGTTTGGTGAATTAGATGTAGAGCCAGATATATGTGCTCAAGTGTATATGGATTTAGATTATCGCAAAAAATGGGATAGCTATGTCAAAG aacttGAAGAGAAACAATGTGAAGGAAAACATTTAATCTACTGGGAAGTCAGCTATCCATTCCCTCTATGGAACCGTGAT TATATTTATGGAAGGGAACTCAAGATTGTGGAGAAAAATGGCCTGAAGATTTGGGCAGTCATGGCCAAGTCTGTGAATACACCATCAGTCCCAGAAAGAAGTGGTATTGTTAGAGTGGATGACTATCTGCAGAGTGCTGTATTGTGTTCCAATGGCAAACAAGGGACCAAAG cgTTCATGCACTACTATGACAATCCAAAGGGCAACATTCCAACGTGGTTGATTAATTGGGCTGCAAAG ACTGGTGTCCCGCAGTTCTTGACAATGATGCAGGCAGCATGCAGAgattatacaaaatatttagaatcaaagaaaggaagctga
- the LOC106078923 gene encoding phosphatidylcholine transfer protein-like isoform X1 has protein sequence MPVGCMTPLSGYVLLELPNTLEIVLVTMADKLSADVFKDEDFECAISELDKPNLEGWEFFVESHGVTIYRLFNESSGLYQYKVFGELDVEPDICAQVYMDLDYRKKWDSYVKELEEKQCEGKHLIYWEVSYPFPLWNRDYIYGRELKIVEKNGLKIWAVMAKSVNTPSVPERSGIVRVDDYLQSAVLCSNGKQGTKAFMHYYDNPKGNIPTWLINWAAKTGVPQFLTMMQAACRDYTKYLESKKGS, from the exons atgcctgTTGGctgtatgacaccgctgagtggatatgtattgctggaattaccaaacacactggaaattgttttag TCACCATGGCAGATAAATTATCAGCAGATGTTTTCAAAGATGAAGATTTTGAATGTGCCATATCAGAGCTGGACAAACCTAATCTGGAAGGCTGGGAGTTTTTTGTGGAATCACATGGTGTTACTATTTATAGATTGTTTAATGAG TCCTCAGGATTATATCAATATAAAGTGTTTGGTGAATTAGATGTAGAGCCAGATATATGTGCTCAAGTGTATATGGATTTAGATTATCGCAAAAAATGGGATAGCTATGTCAAAG aacttGAAGAGAAACAATGTGAAGGAAAACATTTAATCTACTGGGAAGTCAGCTATCCATTCCCTCTATGGAACCGTGAT TATATTTATGGAAGGGAACTCAAGATTGTGGAGAAAAATGGCCTGAAGATTTGGGCAGTCATGGCCAAGTCTGTGAATACACCATCAGTCCCAGAAAGAAGTGGTATTGTTAGAGTGGATGACTATCTGCAGAGTGCTGTATTGTGTTCCAATGGCAAACAAGGGACCAAAG cgTTCATGCACTACTATGACAATCCAAAGGGCAACATTCCAACGTGGTTGATTAATTGGGCTGCAAAG ACTGGTGTCCCGCAGTTCTTGACAATGATGCAGGCAGCATGCAGAgattatacaaaatatttagaatcaaagaaaggaagctga
- the LOC106078918 gene encoding probable ATP-dependent RNA helicase DDX49 gives MSGLEGLGLDEWLVKQCQAMGITKPSPIQTNCITPILEGLNCVGCAKTGSGKTAAFALPILQKLSEDRYGPYALVLTPTRELAFQIADQFKVLGKEINVNVIVITGGMDMVRQGQDLTHKPHIVVSTPGRLADHYESCDMFSLKKIKFLVLDEADRLLEDEGFAEQLQIIFKNLPEKRQTLLFSATMTPAIRQLQEASKEKVFSWSQSSDMMTVDELDQRYVLMNADVKDAYLMHILDKYTTERPKSSIIIFTSTCKYAQILALMCDDLNFPCVSLHSMMPQKFRLSGLTKFKSDQIKILIATDVASRGLDIPTVDLIINHNVPNRPRDYVHRVGRTARAGRGGMAITLVTQFDVHLTKSIEAYINTKLTEYATDEKEVLKLLTEVAVSRRQAEIRLDERDFGEKRQINKRKKLLLDGKDPDKEEEEKMAKKKMLKKDSDARNQKKVEKEERKEKFKNKFKKKVK, from the coding sequence ATGTCTGGATTAGAAGGACTTGGTCTTGATGAATGGCTTGTAAAACAGTGTCAGGCGATGGGCATAACAAAACCTTCACCAATTCAAACAAATTGTATCACACCTATTTTGGAAGGGCTAAATTGTGTTGGATGTGCAAAAACTGGTAGTGGTAAGACAGCAGCGTTTGCTTTACCCATTCTACAGAAACTTTCAGAGGATAGATATGGACCTTATGCTCTTGTATTAACACCAACTCGTGAACTAGCTTTTCAAATAGCTGACCAGTTTAAAGTACTGGGAAAAGAAATCAATGTAAATGTCATAGTCATCACAGGAGGTATGGATATGGTCCGCCAGGGACAAGATCTAACTCATAAGCCTCATATTGTAGTGTCAACACCAGGACGTCTTGCAGATCATTATGAAAGTTGTGATATGTTTAgcttaaaaaagataaaatttttAGTTCTTGATGAGGCAGATAGACTATTAGAAGATGAAGGTTTTGCTGAACAACTTcagatcatttttaaaaatctaccaGAGAAAAGACAAACACTTTTGTTCAGTGCTACAATGACACCAGCTATTAGACAACTACAAGAGGcttcaaaagaaaaagtattttcttgGTCACAGTCTTCTGACATGATGACTGTTGATGAATTAGATCAACGTTATGTTCTTATGAATGCTGATGTTAAAGATGCCTATTTAATGCATATTCTTGACAAGTACACTACAGAAAGGCCAAAAAGCTCAATTATCATatttacaagcacatgtaaataTGCCCAGATTTTAGCATTAATGTGTGATGATTTAAACTTTCCTTGCGTTTCGCTACATTCTATGATGCCTCAAAAATTTCGTCTTTCTGgtctaacaaaatttaaatctgatcagataaagattttaattgcCACTGATGTGGCAAGTAGAGGATTGGATATCCCAACTGTTGATCTTATAATCAATCACAATGTTCCGAACCGGCCAAGAGATTATGTCCATCGAGTTGGCAGAACAGCCAGAGCTGGCAGAGGTGGAATGGCCATTACACTAGTGACACAGTTTGACGTGCACTTAACTAAATCTATTGAGGCATACATAAACACTAAACTTACAGAGTATGCCACAGATGAAAAAGAGGTTTTAAAACTTCTAACAGAGGTTGCTGTCTCTCGAAGACAAGCTGAAATTCGTTTAGATGAAAGAGACTTTGGAGAAAAGAGACagataaacaaaagaaagaaacttctTTTGGATGGTAAAGATCcagacaaagaagaagaagagaaaatggcaaagaaaaaaatgttgaaaaaagaCTCTGATGCACGGAACCAAAAGAaagtagaaaaagaagaaagaaaagaaaagtttaagaataaattcaaaaagaaagtaaagtag
- the LOC129925808 gene encoding uncharacterized protein LOC129925808, whose translation MATTSGYDLEGFRKKLIHEAKTELELRGKELTAYVQQMVAAEAERLEREKARGREKEEADRIEREKVREAEKLEREKVREAERVEREKKEETERIEREKKEEADRKVRIQVEQMRIEAGISVPTEGHSNNSANIESHSSAAWMKKKILPFAEDKDDIGDYLKRFEIKLAKFNVQEKEWSEILLDFVHGKALTICQNHDHSMQNSYQVLKKELLNAYGHNAETFRKKYYENTPSSQVDPQTTINSEKDFFTKWLAFENVENTYEGLKNFILIDNFINKCDPQLQSFVKERNPKVIEDLVEIIRIFKNAYPNNPLSVSDHKTVIDLVNYVKRNDGNDRDYGRRNDRSRERGNNGRDSYDDIKDRSWENENNGRESYDRRIDRPKAGDRNLRDVTCFNCQEKGHMAYQCRKHRGNGAGNGNTQDKSGTSDRRGNQGNRRQERDNRPSDRVNFVRSIQDRDCDSRDSEPDEEINYVDCGEDRFKLYPGMINNKQVNVIRDTASSTLAVRGGLVKSKDYLGYTKSVRLADGAVKRFEACKVFLRSPLYTGYCEGVAMPRLSRDVLLGNVAGVSAASDKQVRSWKSRYGNMRRNKPRKDKICFNCHKQGHIAKDCWSRAEQSDQKIASSDRRHRSVSDSDDRRDDCGSGNRKSYRGRRPHAGYSGVRRDVNSSWREQMHRSGR comes from the exons ATGGCAACTACTTCAGGTTACGACCTGGAAggatttagaaaaaaactaattcatGAAGCTAAGACAGAACTAGAACTGCGCGGCAAAGAACTAACTGCCTATGTACAGCAGATGGTGGCGGCAGAAGCAGAAcgcttggagagagagaaagctagaggcagagaaaaagaagaagcagatcgcATAGagcgggaaaag gttagagaggcagaaaagttggagagggaaaaggttagagaggcggaacgtgtggagagggagaaaaaagaagagacggAACGCAtcgagagggagaaaaaagaagaggcggacagaaAAGTGAGAATTCAAGTAGAACAGATGAGGATAGAGGCTGGTATAAGCGTGCCCACCGAAGGACACAGCAACAATAGCGCCAACATAGAAAGCCATAGTAGCGCCGCATGGATGAAGAAGAAAATCCTACCTTTTGCGGAAGACAAGGACGACATCGGCGACTATCTGAAAcgctttgaaattaaacttgCAAAGTTTAATGTTCAGGAGAAGGAGTGGTCCGAAATCTTGTTGGACTTCGTACATGGGAAAGCCCTCACGATTTGCCAAAACCACGACCACTCTATGCAAAACAGCTATCAGGTGCTAAAGAAGGAACTGCTAAACGCATACGGGCACAACGCGGAAACATTCCGAAAGAAGTATTACGAAAACACTCCATCCAGCCAAGTTGATCCGCAGACAACCATCAACTCAGAGAAGGACTTCTTCACTAAATGGCTCGCATTCGAGAATGTAGAGAACACCTACGAGGGGTTGAAGAACTTTATTCTGATTGATAACTTTATCAATAAGTGCGACCCTCAGCTACAGTcctttgtaaaagaaagaaaccctaAGGTAATTGAAGACTTGGTAGAAATTATTAGGATCTTTAAGAATGCTTACCCAAACAACCCACTTTCAGTTAGCGACCACAAAACAGTTATTGACCTGGTAAATTATGTAAAGAGAAATGATGGTAATGATAGGGATTATGGTAGGAGAAATGATAGGTCCAGGGAACGTGGGAACAATGGTCGGGATAGTTATGATGACATAAAGGATAGATCctgggaaaatgaaaacaatggcaGGGAAAGTTATGATAGGAGAATAGATAGACCTAAAGCGGGTGATAGAAACCTTAGGGACGTTACATGTTTTAACTGTCAGGAAAAGGGACACATGGCATACCAGTGTAGGAAACATAGAGGGAATGGAGCTGGCAATGGGAATACACAGGATAAGAGTGGCACTAGTGATAGGAGAGGTAATCAAGGAAACCGTAGACAAGAGAGGGATAATCGGCCATCGGATAGGGTTAATTTTGTAAGGAGCATCCAAGACAGGGATTGTGATAGTAGGGATAGTGAAccagatgaagaaattaattacgttgattgtggggaagatagatttaaattatatccgggcatgataaataataaacaggtaaATGTGATCCGGGACACAGCTAGCAGTACACTCGCAGTTCGAGGGGGATTAGTGAAATCTAAGGATTATTTAGGCTATACCAAATCAGTCAGGTTGGCAGACGGCGCAGTTAAGAGATTCGAAgcgtgcaaagtgttccttcgatctccattatacacagggtattgcgaaggggtagccatgccgaGGTTATCTAGAGATGTTTTACTTGGAAATGTAGCAGGTGTCAGCGCCGCTTCTGACAAACAGGTTAGAAGCTGGAAAAGCAGGTATGGCAACATGAGGCGAAATAAACCTAGAAAGgacaaaatttgttttaactgcCATAAACAGGGGCACATCGCTAAAGACTGTTGGAGTAGGGCAGAACAGTCTGATCAGAAGATTGCGAGTTCGGATAGGAGGCACAGGTCTGTATCCGACAGTGACGATAGAAGAGATGACTGTGGTAGCGGTAATCGCAAGTCATACCGAGGTAGAAGGCCACACGCGGGCTATAGTGGAGTAAGAAGAGATGTAAACTCCAGTTGGAGAGAACAAATGCATCGCTCGGGCAGATAG